The following is a genomic window from Colletotrichum lupini chromosome 5, complete sequence.
CTCCTGCAGGCCAAAGACTTGCGGGACGACCTCCTTCGTCGTCACATTGTAGTTGATGTTGATGACGGCACCGGCACCCTCAGAGTTGTCGTCGCTGAGAGCGAAATCGGCAGCAGCCTTGATGAAGGCCTGTGTGGCAGACTCGTTAAAGATCTGGTAAGTGCTAGTCGCCAACGGTAGGTCCAAAGTCTGGAGAGAGAACTTGGTGACGATGCCGAAGTTGCTACCACCGCCCTTGAAAGCCCAGAAGAGGTCCGGGTTCGAAGTGTTGGTTGCGGAGACTTGGGTACCGTTGCCGAGGACGACGTCGTACTTGACCACGTTGTCCATGGAGAAGCCATATTTGTTGAGGAAGTAGCTTACACCGCCGATCAGGGTCAGGCCGGGGACGCCGATGGTCTTCAGACGGCCGCCGATAGCGTACTTGCCGTACGGCGCCAGGGCGGAGTAGACGTCGACCCATTTATTGCCGGGACCGACGTCGACGGTGTTCTCGTCATTGTTGACTGTGACTGTATTCAGGCCGTTGAGGGCAAGAAGGACTCCATCGTCAATGGTGTTGGCTCCGGGGTACTGCAGGATATGTATAATTAGTGGGCTGCCTTATGGTGCAGGGGGCAAGAGGTTAGGGGGCTTGGGTGTAAGATTGTGCGTACGTTCATATGGCCACCACCCTTGACAGCGAACTGGGCCTTGCAGGTGGAGAGGATCTCCACGCCCTTAGCGACATCGTCGGCAGTTGAAGGGAGATAGATACAGGCCGGATGGAGGCTGGCTCTCTTGTCCCAGACGTTGATGCGCTGGGTCTCGTACGCCGTCGAATTGGAGAAGAGCGTAGAGTTAGGAGAATGGCTGCTCAACCCAGTACAAGCGCACTTGACATTGTCGGAAACCAGG
Proteins encoded in this region:
- a CDS encoding FAD binding domain-containing protein produces the protein MLYSLTLPALLLVNSASATKSVFGRRDLLVSDNVKCACTGLSSHSPNSTLFSNSTAYETQRINVWDKRASLHPACIYLPSTADDVAKGVEILSTCKAQFAVKGGGHMNYPGANTIDDGVLLALNGLNTVTVNNDENTVDVGPGNKWVDVYSALAPYGKYAIGGRLKTIGVPGLTLIGGVSYFLNKYGFSMDNVVKYDVVLGNGTQVSATNTSNPDLFWAFKGGGSNFGIVTKFSLQTLDLPLATSTYQIFNESATQAFIKAAADFALSDDNSEGAGAVININYNVTTKEVVPQVFGLQETTVSPPSHFANFTAIPAVSRSHNVTRPIDWHSQMLSPNQMFRIQFGHQTIIPDADRLYEIYQAWVEAIADIADIEGVRPTFILNTVPRTALAVGKNNGIGNTFGLDADQSYVWWQITTSWARPEDDLRMTAWSQNFLAHHHEINQELGLATEFVYMGDAGEWQKPFPAYGQGNLQKMKDIRAQYDPNMVFSKLNWGGFKLGH